The Scomber japonicus isolate fScoJap1 chromosome 13, fScoJap1.pri, whole genome shotgun sequence genome includes a window with the following:
- the LOC128371411 gene encoding histone H4, producing the protein MSGRGKGGKGLGKGGAKRHRKVLRDNIQGITKPAIRRLARRGGVKRISGLIYEETRGVLKVFLENVIRDAVTYTEHAKRKTVTAMDVVYALKRQGRTLYGFGG; encoded by the coding sequence ATGAGCGGCAGAGGAAAGGGAGGTAAGGGACTCGGTAAAGGAGGCGCCAAGCGTCACCGTAAAGTCCTCCGTGATAACATCCAGGGAATCACCAAACCCGCCATCCGCCGTCTGGCTCGCCGTGGTGGTGTGAAGCGTATCTCCGGTCTAATCTATGAGGAGACTCGCGGTGTGCTGAAGGTGTTCCTGGAGAACGTGATCCGTGATGCCGTCACTTATACCGAGCATGCTAAGAGGAAGACCGTGACCGCTATGGATGTGGTTTATGCTCTGAAGAGACAAGGCCGCACTCTGTACGGCTTCGGAGGTTAA
- the LOC128371401 gene encoding late histone H2A.L3-like produces MSGRGKGAGKARAKAKTRSSRAGLQFPVGRVHRHLRKGNYAQRVGAGAPVYLAAVLEYLTAEILELAGNAARDNKKTRIIPRHLQLAVRNDEELNKLLGGVTIAQGGVLPNIQAVLLPKKTEKPAKK; encoded by the coding sequence ATGTCTGGACGTGGTAAAGGCGCTGGTAAGGCAAGAGCAAAGGCAAAGACCCGCTCCTCCAGAGCTGGGCTCCAGTTCCCAGTCGGTCGTGTCCACAGGCATCTGAGGAAGGGCAACTATGCTCAGCGTGTCGGTGCCGGTGCCCCCGTCTATCTGGCGGCTGTGCTGGAGTACCTGACCGCTGAGATCCTGGAGCTGGCTGGAAACGCTGCCAGAGACAACAAGAAGACCAGGATCATCCCCCGTCACTTGCAGCTAGCTGTCCGTAACGACGAGGAGCTCAACAAGCTGTTGGGTGGAGTGACCATCGCTCAGGGTGGTGTGCTGCCCAACATCCAGGCTGTGCTGCTGCCCAAGAAGACCGAGAAACCCGCCAAGAAGTAA
- the LOC128371404 gene encoding histone H2B 3-like has product MPDPVKAPKKGSKKAVSKATKTGKKKRKTRKESYAIYVYKVLKQVHPDTGISSKAMGIMNSFVGDIFERIAGEASRLAHYNKRSTITSREIQTAVRLLLPGELAKHAVSEGTKAVTKYTSSK; this is encoded by the coding sequence ATGCCTGATCCAGTCAAAGCACCCAAGAAGGGCTCCAAGAAGGCCGTGTCTAAAGCCACCAAGACCggcaagaagaagagaaagacaaggaaggagagCTACGCCATCTACGTGTACAAGGTACTGAAGCAGGTCCACCCTGATACCGGTATCTCCTCCAAGGCCATGGGCATCATGAACTCCTTTGTTGGAGACATCTTTGAGCGCATCGCCGGTGAGGCTTCCCGTCTTGCTCACTACAACAAGCGCTCCACCATCACCTCCAGGGAGATCCAGACCGCCGTCCGTCTGCTCCTGCCCGGTGAGCTGGCCAAGCACGCTGTGTCTGAGGGCACCAAGGCTGTCACCAAGTACACCAGCTCCAAGTAA
- the LOC128371395 gene encoding histone H1-like isoform X2 produces the protein MAEVAPAPAAAPAKAAKKKAAKPKKTGPSVSELIVKTVSASKERSGVSLAALKKALAAGGYDVDKNKARVKTAVKSLVTKGTLVQTKGTGASGSFKMSKKVEPKKTAVKKAAPKAKKPAAKKPAAAKKPKTAAKKSAAAKKSPKKVKKPAAAKKAAKSPKKAAKSPKKVVKKAPAAKKAPAKKVAKPKAKKAAPKKK, from the coding sequence ATGGCAGAAGTGGCTCCAGCTCCCGCAGCCGCCCCGGCGAAAGCCGCCAAGAAGAAGGCAGCAAAGCCCAAGAAGACCGGCCCCAGCGTCAGCGAGCTGATCGTTAAAACCGTGTCCGCCTCCAAGGAGCGAAGCGGCGTGTCTCTGGCCGCTCTGAAGAAGGCTTTGGCTGCCGGAGGTTACGATGTGGACAAGAACAAGGCCCGCGTCAAGACCGCCGTTAAGAGCCTGGTGACCAAGGGGACTCTGGTCCAGACCAAGGGAACCGGAGCCTCCGGCTCTTTCAAGATGAGCAAGAAGGTGGAGCCCAAGAAGACGGCCGTGAAGAAAGCTGCTCCTAAAGCTAAGAAGCCCGCCGCCAAGAAACCCGCAGCGGCTAAGAAGCCCAAGACAGCAGCCAAGAAGTCAGCAGCCGCCAAGAAATCCCCTAAGAAGGTGAAGAAGCCCGCAGCGGCCAAGAAAGCAGCCAAGAGCCCCAAGAAGGCCGCCAAGAGCCCCAAGAAAGTGGTCAAGAAGGCTCCCGCAGCCAAGAAGGCTCCCGCAAAGAAGGTGGCCAAGCCCAAAGCCAAGAAGGCAGCACCCAAGAAGAAGTGA
- the LOC128371395 gene encoding histone H1-like isoform X1 codes for MAEVAPAPAAAPAKAAKKKAAKPKKTGPSVSELIVKTVSASKERSGVSLAALKKALAAGGYDVDKNKARVKTAVKSLVTKGTLVQTKGTGASGSFKMSKKVEPKKTAVKKAAPKAKKPAAKKPAAAKKPKTAAKKSAAAKKSPKKVKKPAAAKKAAKSPKKAAKSPKKKVAKPKAKKAAPKKK; via the exons ATGGCAGAAGTGGCTCCAGCTCCCGCAGCCGCCCCGGCGAAAGCCGCCAAGAAGAAGGCAGCAAAGCCCAAGAAGACCGGCCCCAGCGTCAGCGAGCTGATCGTTAAAACCGTGTCCGCCTCCAAGGAGCGAAGCGGCGTGTCTCTGGCCGCTCTGAAGAAGGCTTTGGCTGCCGGAGGTTACGATGTGGACAAGAACAAGGCCCGCGTCAAGACCGCCGTTAAGAGCCTGGTGACCAAGGGGACTCTGGTCCAGACCAAGGGAACCGGAGCCTCCGGCTCTTTCAAGATGAGCAAGAAGGTGGAGCCCAAGAAGACGGCCGTGAAGAAAGCTGCTCCTAAAGCTAAGAAGCCCGCCGCCAAGAAACCCGCAGCGGCTAAGAAGCCCAAGACAGCAGCCAAGAAGTCAGCAGCCGCCAAGAAATCCCCTAAGAAGGTGAAGAAGCCCGCAGCGGCCAAGAAAGCAGCCAAGAGCCCCAAGAAGGCCGCCAAGAGCCCCAAGAAA AAGGTGGCCAAGCCCAAAGCCAAGAAGGCAGCACCCAAGAAGAAGTGA
- the LOC128371396 gene encoding histone H3, with translation MARTKQTARKSTGGKAPRKQLATKAARKSAPATGGVKKPHRYRPGTVALREIRRYQKSTELLIRKLPFQRLVREIAQDFKTDLRFQSSAVMALQEASEAYLVGLFEDTNLCAIHAKRVTIMPKDIQLARRIRGERA, from the coding sequence ATGGCAAGAACCAAGCAGACCGCTCGTAAGTCTACCGGAGGCAAAGCCCCCAGGAAGCAGCTGGCCACCAAGGCTGCCCGTAAGAGTGCCCCGGCCACCGGTGGAGTGAAAAAGCCCCATCGTTACAGGCCCGGTACCGTGGCTCTCAGAGAGATTCGTCGTTATCAGAAATCCACCGAGCTGCTGATCCGCAAGCTGCCCTTCCAGCGCCTGGTCAGAGAGATCGCTCAGGACTTCAAGACCGACCTGCGCTTCCAGAGCTCCGCTGTCATGGCTCTGCAGGAGGCCAGCGAGGCTTACCTGGTCGGCCTGTTCGAGGACACCAACCTGTGCGCCATCCACGCCAAGAGGGTCACCATCATGCCCAAAGACATCCAGCTGGCCCGCCGCATCCGTGGAGAGAGAGCTTAA
- the LOC128371660 gene encoding histone H3-like centromeric protein cpar-1, translating to MARTKQTARKSTGGKAPRKQLATKAARKSAPATGGVKKPHRYRPGTVALREIRRYQKSTELLIRKLPFQRLVREIAQDFKTDLRFQSSAVMALQEASEAYLVGLFEDTNLCAIHAKRVTIMPKDIQLARRIRGERQHSLDVGQHTTLSNGHSTQQLVELLVVADSQLQVTGDDPGLLVVSGSVSSQLQDLSGQVLQHSRQIDGGTGTDTLGIVALPQMPVDTTDRELEPSSGGRKMARTKQTARKSTGGKAPRKQLATKAARKSAPATGGVKKPHRYRPGTVALREIRRYQKSTELLIRKLPFQRLVREIAQDFKTDLRFQSSAVMALQEASEAYLVGLFEDTNLCAIHAKRVTIMPKDIQLARRIRGERA from the exons ATGGCAAGAACCAAGCAGACCGCTCGTAAATCCACCGGAGGCAAAGCCCCCAGGAAGCAGCTGGCCACCAAGGCTGCCCGTAAGAGTGCCCCGGCCACCGGCGGAGTAAAAAAGCCCCATCGTTACAGGCCCGGTACCGTGGCTCTCAGAGAGATTCGTCGTTATCAGAAATCCACCGAGCTGCTGATCCGCAAGCTGCCCTTCCAGCGCCTGGTCAGAGAGATCGCTCAGGACTTCAAGACCGACCTGCGCTTCCAGAGCTCCGCTGTCATGGCTCTGCAGGAGGCCAGCGAGGCTTACCTAGTCGGCCTGTTCGAGGACACCAACCTGTGCGCCATCCACGCCAAGAGGGTCACCATCATGCCCAAAGACATCCAGCTGGCCCGCCGCATCCGTGGAGAGAGA CAGCACAGCCTGGATGTTGGGCAGCACACCACCCTGAGCAATGGTCACTCCACCCAACAGCTTGTTGAGCTCCTCGTCGTTGCGGACAGCCAGCTGCAAGTGACGGGGGATGATCCTGGTCTTCTTGTTGTCTCTGGCAGCGTTTCCAGCCAGCTCCAGGATCTCAGCGGTCAGGTACTCCAGCACAGCCGCCAGATAGACGGGGGCACCGGCACCGACACGCTGGGCATAGTTGCCCTTCCTCAGATGCCTGTGGACACGACCGACAGGGAACTGGAGCCCAGCTCTGGAGGA AGAAAAATGGCAAGAACTAAACAGACCGCTCGTAAATCCACCGGAGGCAAAGCCCCCAGGAAGCAGCTGGCCACCAAAGCTGCCCGTAAGAGTGCCCCGGCCACCGGCGGAGTGAAGAAGCCCCATCGTTACAGGCCCGGTACCGTGGCTCTTAGAGAGATTCGTCGTTACCAGAAATCCACCGAGCTGCTGATCCGCAAGCTGCCTTTCCAGCGCCTGGTCAGAGAGATCGCTCAGGACTTCAAGACCGACCTGCGCTTCCAGAGCTCCGCTGTCATGGCTCTGCAGGAGGCCAGCGAGGCTTACCTGGTCGGCCTGTTCGAGGACACCAACCTGTGCGCCATCCACGCCAAGAGGGTCACCATCATGCCCAAAGACATCCAGCTGGCCCGCCGCATCCGTGGAGAGAGAGCTTAA
- the LOC128371403 gene encoding histone H2B 1/2 produces MPEPAKSAPKKGSKKAVTKTAGKGGKKRRKTRKESYAIYVYKVLKQVHPDTGISSKAMGIMNSFVGDIFERIAGEASRLAHYNKRSTITSREIQTAVRLLLPGELAKHAVSEGTKAVTKYTSSK; encoded by the coding sequence ATGCCTGAACCAGCAAAGTCAGCGCCCAAGAAGGGCTCCAAGAAAGCCGTCACCAAGACCGCCGGGAAAGGCggcaagaagaggagaaagacaaggaaggagagCTATGCCATCTACGTGTACAAGGTGCTGAAGCAGGTCCACCCTGATACCGGTATCTCCTCCAAGGCCATGGGCATCATGAACTCCTTTGTTGGAGACATCTTTGAGCGCATCGCCGGTGAGGCTTCCCGTCTGGCTCACTACAACAAACGCTCCACCATCACCTCCAGGGAGATCCAGACCGCCGTCCGTCTGCTCCTGCCCGGTGAGCTGGCCAAGCACGCTGTGTCTGAGGGCACCAAGGCTGTCACCAAGTACACCAGCTCCAAGTAA
- the LOC128371405 gene encoding histone H2B 3-like, translated as MPDPVKAPKKGSKKAVSKATKTGKKKRKTRKESYAIYVYKVLKQVHPDTGISSKAMGIMNSFVGDIFERIAGEASRLAHYNKRSTITSREIQTAVRLLLPGELAKHAVSEGTKAVTKYTSSK; from the coding sequence ATGCCTGATCCAGTCAAAGCACCCAAGAAGGGCTCCAAGAAGGCCGTGTCTAAAGCCACCAAGACCggcaagaagaagagaaagacaaggaaggagagCTACGCCATCTACGTGTACAAGGTACTGAAGCAGGTCCACCCTGATACCGGTATCTCCTCCAAGGCCATGGGCATCATGAACTCCTTTGTTGGAGACATCTTTGAGCGCATCGCCGGTGAGGCTTCCCGTCTTGCTCACTACAACAAGCGCTCCACCATCACCTCCAGGGAGATCCAGACCGCCGTCCGTCTGCTCCTGCCCGGTGAGCTGGCCAAACACGCTGTGTCTGAGGGCACCAAGGCTGTCACCAAGTACACCAGCTCCAAGTAA
- the LOC128371393 gene encoding histone H1-like isoform X1, which produces MAEVAPAPAAAPAKAAKKKAAKPKKTGPSVSELIVKTVSASKERSGVSLAALKKALAAGGYDVDKNKARVKTAVKSLVTKGTLVQTKGTGASGSFKMSKKVETKPKKTAVKKAAPKAKKPAAKKPAAAKKPKTAAKKAAAAKKSPKKVKKPAAAKKAAKSPKKAAKSPKKAAKSPKKVVKKAPAAKKAPAKKVAKPKAKKAAPKKK; this is translated from the coding sequence ATGGCAGAAGTGGCTCCAGCTCCCGCAGCCGCCCCGGCGAAAGCCGCCAAGAAGAAGGCAGCAAAGCCCAAGAAGACCGGCCCCAGCGTCAGCGAGCTGATCGTTAAAACCGTGTCTGCCTCCAAGGAGCGAAGCGGCGTGTCTCTGGCCGCTCTGAAGAAGGCTTTGGCTGCCGGAGGTTACGATGTGGACAAGAACAAGGCCCGCGTCAAGACCGCCGTCAAGAGCCTGGTGACCAAGGGGACTCTGGTCCAGACCAAGGGAACCGGAGCCTCCGGCTCTTTCAAGATGAGCAAGAAGGTGGAGACTAAGCCCAAGAAGACGGCCGTGAAGAAAGCTGCTCCTAAAGCTAAGAAGCCCGCCGCCAAGAAACCCGCAGCGGCTAAGAAGCCCAAGACAGCAGCCAAGAAGGCAGCAGCCGCCAAGAAATCCCCAAAGAAGGTGAAGAAGCCCGCAGCGGCCAAGAAAGCAGCCAAGAGCCCCAAGAAGGCCGCCAAGAGCCCCAAGAAGGCCGCCAAAAGTCCCAAGAAAGTGGTCAAGAAGGCTCCCGCAGCCAAGAAGGCTCCCGCAAAGAAGGTGGCCAAGCCCAAAGCCAAGAAGGCAGCACCCAAGAAGAAGTGA
- the LOC128371408 gene encoding histone H1-like, whose amino-acid sequence MAEVAPAPAAAPAKAAKKKAAKPKKTGPSVSELIVKTVSASKERSGVSLAALKKALAAGGYDVDKNKARVKTAVKSLVTKGTLVQTKGTGASGSFKMSKKVETKPKKTAVKKAAPKAKKPAAKKPAAAKKPKTAAKKAAAAKKSPKKVKKPAAAKKAAKSPKKAAKSPKKAAKSPKKVVKKAPAAKKAPAKKVAKPKAKKAAPKKK is encoded by the coding sequence ATGGCAGAAGTGGCTCCAGCTCCCGCAGCCGCCCCGGCGAAAGCCGCCAAGAAGAAGGCAGCAAAGCCCAAGAAGACCGGCCCCAGCGTCAGCGAGCTGATCGTTAAAACCGTGTCCGCCTCCAAGGAGCGAAGCGGCGTGTCTCTGGCCGCTCTGAAGAAAGCTTTGGCTGCCGGAGGTTACGATGTGGACAAGAACAAGGCCCGCGTCAAGACCGCCGTCAAGAGCCTGGTGACCAAGGGGACTCTGGTCCAGACCAAGGGAACCGGAGCCTCCGGCTCTTTCAAGATGAGCAAGAAGGTGGAGACTAAGCCCAAGAAGACGGCCGTGAAGAAAGCTGCTCCTAAAGCTAAGAAGCCCGCCGCCAAGAAACCCGCAGCGGCTAAGAAGCCCAAGACAGCAGCCAAGAAGGCAGCAGCCGCCAAGAAATCCCCAAAGAAGGTGAAGAAGCCCGCAGCGGCCAAGAAAGCAGCCAAGAGCCCCAAGAAGGCCGCCAAGAGCCCCAAGAAGGCCGCCAAAAGTCCCAAGAAAGTGGTCAAGAAGGCTCCCGCAGCCAAGAAGGCTCCCGCAAAGAAGGTGGCCAAGCCCAAAGCCAAGAAGGCAGCACCCAAGAAGAAGTGA
- the LOC128371399 gene encoding late histone H2A.L3-like — MSGRGKGAGKARAKAKTRSSRAGLQFPVGRVHRHLRKGNYAQRVGAGAPVYLAAVLEYLTAEILELAGNAARDNKKTRIIPRHLQLAVRNDEELNKLLGGVTIAQGGVLPNIQAVLLPKKTEKPAKK; from the coding sequence atgtctgGACGTGGTAAAGGCGCTGGTAAGGCAAGAGCAAAGGCAAAGACCCGCTCCTCCAGAGCTGGGCTCCAGTTCCCTGTTGGTCGTGTCCACAGGCATCTGAGGAAGGGCAACTATGCCCAGCGTGTCGGTGCCGGTGCCCCCGTCTATCTGGCGGCTGTGCTGGAGTACCTGACCGCTGAGATCCTGGAGCTGGCTGGAAACGCTGCCAGAGACAACAAGAAGACCAGGATCATCCCCCGTCACTTGCAGCTGGCTGTCCGCAACGACGAGGAGCTCAACAAGCTGTTGGGTGGAGTGACCATCGCTCAGGGTGGTGTGCTGCCCAACATCCAGGCTGTGCTGCTGCCCAAGAAGACCGAGAAACCCGCCAAGAAGTAA